The proteins below come from a single Nitrospirota bacterium genomic window:
- a CDS encoding HAD-IA family hydrolase: protein MANFNNPALIIFDLDGTLVDSGKDITNALNYAIAPYGFKPLTVEDTIKMVGEGLTRLIEKILEDNNVYIKDAVLDRFIKYYSEHLTDFTRPYPGVIKTLEILGRYKKAVISNKRESLSKKLLEQLGLMKFFDVVLGSDSAAEKKPSPEPVKKVLKILGIEPQRAIIVGDSAFDIQAGKGAGLITVAVTYGFRDRESLASADFLIDNMAQLLTLIEKNNAQDILT from the coding sequence ATGGCAAATTTTAACAATCCGGCACTTATCATCTTCGACCTTGACGGCACACTTGTTGACTCGGGCAAAGACATAACTAATGCATTAAATTATGCTATAGCGCCATACGGCTTTAAGCCTCTTACTGTGGAGGACACCATTAAGATGGTCGGAGAAGGACTGACAAGGCTTATAGAAAAAATTCTTGAAGACAATAATGTTTACATAAAAGATGCTGTGCTCGACAGGTTTATCAAATACTATTCGGAACACCTCACTGATTTTACAAGGCCTTATCCGGGAGTAATAAAAACCCTTGAAATTCTCGGGAGGTATAAAAAGGCAGTGATATCCAACAAGAGGGAATCTCTGTCAAAAAAACTCCTTGAACAACTCGGACTCATGAAATTTTTTGATGTCGTGCTCGGAAGCGACAGCGCTGCTGAAAAAAAACCGTCACCGGAGCCTGTTAAAAAAGTTCTTAAAATTCTCGGCATAGAGCCTCAAAGAGCTATTATCGTGGGCGATAGTGCCTTTGACATACAGGCAGGTAAAGGCGCAGGGCTAATCACAGTGGCGGTAACTTACGGATTCAGGGATAGAGAATCACTCGCCAGCGCAGATTTTTTAATTGACAACATGGCCCAGCTTCTGACATTGATAGAAAAAAATAACGCGCAGGATATTCTTACTTAA
- a CDS encoding tRNA1(Val) (adenine(37)-N6)-methyltransferase, translating to MNLTLDTIRYIKLYQNKKGYRFSVDALLLYSFVNIHRAYRIADLGAGSGIVGILLAKKYHDSEVALIEIQNSLAGLAEKNIVLNKVEKRVRVIRTDIKKFKPSNPELENETIMSQRDTKSNENVIARSGSDEAISKDKIATPSARNDRLEVFSGENTLNSPLLTPNSFDLVVSNPPFRCQKTGIISPSDEKAIARHEIELKLADLIQASCSLLRSKGRFCMIYHPSRLVELIDALREKHLEPKRLRFVHSNHMTEAKMALVEAIKDGRTEMKIENPLYIYKEDGTYTDEMKALY from the coding sequence ATGAACCTAACGTTAGACACCATACGCTATATAAAACTTTACCAGAATAAGAAAGGTTACAGGTTTTCTGTAGATGCACTGCTTCTCTATTCATTTGTAAACATACACAGAGCATACAGGATTGCCGATCTGGGAGCAGGCTCCGGGATTGTAGGAATCCTGCTGGCGAAAAAATATCATGATTCAGAGGTGGCCCTTATCGAAATTCAGAACAGCCTCGCCGGACTTGCAGAAAAGAACATCGTCCTTAACAAGGTTGAAAAGCGAGTAAGGGTAATCAGGACAGACATAAAGAAATTCAAACCCAGCAATCCAGAACTTGAAAATGAAACAATCATGTCTCAAAGAGACACAAAGAGCAATGAAAATGTCATTGCGAGGAGCGGTAGCGACGAAGCAATCTCAAAAGACAAGATTGCCACGCCTTCGGCTCGCAATGACAGGTTAGAGGTATTTTCAGGTGAAAATACTCTCAACTCACCGCTCCTAACTCCCAACTCTTTTGATCTCGTTGTATCAAACCCTCCGTTCAGATGCCAGAAGACAGGAATTATAAGCCCTTCAGATGAAAAGGCTATTGCAAGACATGAAATAGAGCTAAAACTTGCAGATTTAATACAGGCCTCGTGCTCGCTTCTGAGGTCCAAAGGCAGATTCTGCATGATTTATCATCCGTCAAGGCTTGTGGAACTCATTGACGCCTTGAGGGAGAAACATCTGGAGCCGAAAAGATTAAGGTTTGTTCATTCCAATCACATGACAGAGGCAAAGATGGCGCTCGTAGAGGCGATAAAGGACGGAAGGACAGAGATGAAAATTGAGAATCCCTTGTACATATATAAAGAAGACGGGACATACACGGATGAGATGAAAGCCCTCTATTAA